A single Paenibacillus sp. FSL R5-0517 DNA region contains:
- a CDS encoding helix-turn-helix transcriptional regulator — translation MPNQPEQHSIQAWSLINRKYLGKGVRVKRFRKPTRCQIRNRVLLAVLMANDIKLSQLAEDLSISSRSVSAWVYEGRIPGSTNLDKTCQLLGYPRHILFNEEVVRNSPVICQPESSRFMKRTVTRSPVSNRILTGLCMVHDLSVTDVSHWIGVHPGTFRKWLHQGTLPSAAFQEQAEQFFRIPKTILFADVILKDRRNN, via the coding sequence ATGCCTAATCAACCAGAACAACATTCCATCCAGGCGTGGTCTCTGATCAACCGTAAATACTTGGGAAAAGGCGTCCGTGTTAAACGATTCCGAAAACCGACACGCTGTCAAATCCGTAATCGTGTTCTTCTTGCCGTACTGATGGCCAATGATATCAAATTGTCCCAGCTCGCAGAAGACCTTTCCATCTCTTCACGCAGTGTCAGTGCGTGGGTATATGAAGGACGGATACCCGGCAGTACCAATTTGGACAAGACCTGCCAATTGCTCGGCTATCCCCGCCACATTCTTTTTAATGAGGAAGTTGTGCGTAATAGCCCTGTCATATGTCAACCCGAGTCATCTCGCTTCATGAAGCGTACAGTGACCCGTTCTCCGGTTAGTAACCGTATCTTGACAGGCTTGTGTATGGTCCATGATTTGTCGGTGACAGATGTCAGCCACTGGATCGGGGTTCATCCCGGCACTTTCCGCAAATGGCTGCATCAGGGAACACTGCCTTCCGCTGCGTTTCAGGAACAAGCGGAGCAATTTTTCCGCATCCCGAAAACTATTTTGTTCGCAGATGTCATCTTGAAAGATCGTCGCAACAACTAA